In Hoeflea ulvae, one genomic interval encodes:
- the upp gene encoding uracil phosphoribosyltransferase: protein MNGVTVIDHPLVQHKLTIMRKKETSTASFRRLLREISTLLCYEVTRDLELTMERIETPIEAIDAPVLEGKKLVFASILRAGNGLLEGMLDLVPSARVAHIGVYRDHETLEAIEYYFKAPEDVSNRLVIVVDPMLATGNSSIASIEKLKERGAQNIRFLCLLAAPEGIRNFQEAHPDVPIYTASIDSHLNEKGYIVPGLGDAGDRMYGTK from the coding sequence ATGAACGGCGTTACGGTCATTGATCATCCCCTGGTGCAGCACAAGCTGACCATCATGCGCAAGAAGGAAACCTCCACGGCGAGTTTCCGCAGGCTTCTCAGAGAGATTTCAACGCTTTTGTGTTACGAGGTGACCCGCGATCTCGAACTGACCATGGAGCGGATCGAGACCCCGATCGAAGCCATCGACGCACCGGTTCTGGAAGGCAAGAAACTGGTTTTCGCCTCGATCCTGCGCGCCGGCAACGGATTGCTGGAAGGCATGCTGGATCTGGTGCCATCGGCCCGGGTCGCCCATATCGGCGTGTACCGTGACCACGAGACGCTGGAAGCCATCGAGTATTATTTCAAGGCGCCCGAAGATGTCAGCAACCGGCTGGTGATCGTGGTCGACCCGATGCTGGCCACGGGCAATTCCTCCATCGCCTCGATTGAGAAGCTGAAGGAACGCGGCGCCCAGAATATCCGCTTCCTGTGCCTGCTGGCCGCCCCCGAAGGCATCCGCAATTTCCAGGAGGCCCATCCCGATGTGCCGATCTACACGGCCTCGATCGACAGCCATCTCAACGAGAAGGGCTATATCGTTCCCGGCCTGGGCGACGCCGGCGACCGTATGTACGGCACCAAGTAG
- a CDS encoding ABC transporter permease, which translates to MEYFDTLIVILQSTVRVSVPLILAALAGLYSERAGIFDIGLEGKMLAAAFAGGAAASVFGSAFIGLLAGILVSVCLALVHGFASITQRGNQIVSGVAINFIALGATVILGQAWFRQGGRTPQLRDGERFTTVELPFAAEIADIPILGSIYSNLLSGHFLLTYLAFALVPITWWVLYRTRFGLRLRAVGENPGAVDTAGISVIWMRYRAVICCGILCGIAGVYLSMAMTAGFVKGMTAGKGFIALAALIFAKWKPVNVMFACLLFGFLDAMSIRMQGNELPFIGAVPVQFMQALPYILTVVLLAGFIGKAIPPRAGGVPYVKER; encoded by the coding sequence CGCTGATCGTCATTTTGCAATCGACCGTGCGGGTTTCCGTGCCGCTGATCCTGGCGGCACTGGCCGGGCTCTATTCCGAGCGCGCCGGGATCTTCGACATCGGGCTTGAAGGCAAGATGCTTGCCGCGGCCTTTGCCGGCGGCGCCGCGGCCTCGGTCTTTGGATCGGCCTTTATCGGGCTTCTGGCCGGGATCCTGGTCTCGGTCTGCCTGGCACTGGTGCATGGCTTTGCCTCCATCACCCAGCGCGGCAACCAGATCGTCTCCGGCGTGGCGATCAATTTCATCGCGCTTGGCGCCACCGTGATCCTCGGCCAGGCCTGGTTCCGCCAGGGCGGCCGCACGCCGCAATTGCGCGATGGCGAGCGCTTCACCACCGTCGAACTGCCCTTCGCCGCCGAAATCGCCGATATTCCGATCCTTGGCTCGATCTATTCCAACCTGCTCTCGGGGCATTTCCTGCTGACCTATCTGGCCTTTGCGCTGGTGCCGATCACCTGGTGGGTGCTCTACCGCACCCGTTTCGGCCTGCGGCTGCGCGCAGTGGGCGAAAACCCCGGCGCGGTCGATACCGCCGGCATTTCGGTGATCTGGATGCGCTACCGCGCGGTGATCTGCTGCGGCATTCTCTGCGGCATTGCCGGCGTCTATCTGTCGATGGCCATGACCGCCGGCTTCGTCAAGGGCATGACCGCGGGCAAGGGCTTTATCGCGCTGGCAGCATTGATCTTCGCCAAGTGGAAGCCGGTCAATGTCATGTTCGCCTGCCTGCTGTTCGGTTTTCTCGACGCGATGTCGATCCGCATGCAGGGCAATGAGCTGCCCTTCATCGGCGCGGTGCCGGTGCAGTTCATGCAGGCGCTGCCCTATATCCTGACGGTGGTCTTGCTGGCCGGATTCATCGGCAAGGCCATCCCGCCGCGCGCCGGTGGCGTGCCCTATGTCAAGGAGCGTTGA
- a CDS encoding aldehyde dehydrogenase family protein, producing MNKIRDILNTMDYGPAPEDSKDVRAWLASHKAGFGHFIGGAFTKPRGETFEVHNPANSEKLADVAIADAKDIDKAVAEASKALKKWQALSGNQRARHIYALARHVQKHARFLAVLETLDNGKTIRETRDIDIPLVARHFYHHAGWAELRDTEFSGYEAAGVCGQIIPWNFPLLMLSWKVAPALAAGCTVVLKSAEHTPLTALAFAEICVEAGLPAGVFNLVNGAGDTGAALAAHDDVAKLAFTGSTAVGRLLRRQTAGSGKKLSLELGGKSPFIVFDNADIDAAVEGVVDAIWFNQGEVCCAGSRAIVQEGISARFHDKLRARMEKLRIGNPLDKSMDMGAVVAPVQMREITAKVEAGIAEGATMWQPSWAKSFENADGCFFPPTLFTDVAPSSTLAQEEIFGPVLASMTFRTPGEAVQLANNSRYGLAASVWSQNLDEAFDAARTLKSGIVWINSTNLFDASAGFGGYKESGFGREGGREGMLEYLVPTWQKKAKALPESEPVPAPVPGLGSDTAALDRTVKLYVGGKQARPDSGYSYPVTGKGGKHLAEVGLGNRKDIRNAAEAAHKASGWSGMTGHARAQVLYFLAENLELRADEFAARLADAGASSSAARREVEASVARIMHYAAWADKYDGAVRAPDKRMLTLALNEPWEVMGLSCPDEAPLLGFVSLVMPAIAMGNRVVVTPSPRQPLAACDFYQVLDTSDVPGGVVNIVTGDRDTLADTMARHDDIAALWYFGGASGTELVERESAGNLKAVWANNGKARDWFDAGQGQGEEFLFRAVRIKTIWTPFGV from the coding sequence ATGAACAAGATCAGGGACATTCTCAACACGATGGACTACGGACCCGCGCCGGAAGACAGCAAGGATGTGCGCGCCTGGCTCGCCAGCCACAAAGCCGGCTTCGGCCATTTCATCGGCGGCGCTTTCACCAAGCCCAGGGGCGAGACTTTTGAGGTCCACAATCCGGCCAACAGCGAAAAGCTCGCCGATGTCGCCATTGCCGACGCCAAAGACATCGACAAGGCGGTTGCTGAAGCCTCCAAGGCGCTGAAGAAATGGCAGGCACTGTCGGGCAACCAGCGTGCCCGCCACATCTATGCGCTGGCCCGTCACGTGCAAAAGCACGCGCGCTTTCTGGCGGTCCTCGAAACGCTCGACAACGGCAAGACCATCCGCGAAACCCGCGACATCGATATCCCGCTGGTGGCGCGGCATTTCTATCATCACGCCGGCTGGGCCGAACTGCGCGACACCGAATTTTCCGGCTACGAGGCAGCCGGTGTCTGCGGCCAGATCATCCCGTGGAATTTCCCGCTGCTGATGCTGTCGTGGAAAGTGGCGCCGGCGCTCGCAGCCGGCTGCACCGTGGTGCTCAAATCAGCCGAACACACACCGCTGACCGCGCTGGCATTTGCCGAAATCTGCGTCGAGGCCGGGCTTCCGGCGGGCGTCTTCAATCTCGTCAACGGCGCCGGCGACACCGGTGCGGCGCTGGCCGCGCATGATGATGTTGCCAAGCTGGCTTTCACCGGCTCCACCGCCGTTGGCCGGCTGCTGCGCCGCCAGACCGCCGGATCGGGCAAGAAACTGTCGCTTGAGCTCGGTGGCAAGTCCCCCTTCATCGTCTTTGACAATGCCGATATCGACGCGGCGGTCGAAGGCGTGGTCGATGCGATCTGGTTCAATCAGGGCGAGGTCTGCTGTGCGGGGTCGCGCGCCATCGTGCAGGAAGGCATTTCCGCCCGCTTCCATGACAAGCTGCGCGCCCGGATGGAAAAGCTTCGCATCGGCAATCCGCTCGACAAGTCGATGGACATGGGTGCCGTTGTTGCACCGGTGCAGATGCGTGAGATCACCGCCAAGGTCGAGGCCGGGATCGCCGAGGGCGCCACGATGTGGCAGCCAAGCTGGGCGAAAAGCTTCGAGAATGCCGATGGCTGCTTCTTCCCGCCGACGCTGTTTACCGATGTGGCGCCGTCCTCGACCCTGGCGCAGGAGGAAATCTTCGGGCCCGTGCTGGCTTCGATGACCTTCCGTACCCCGGGCGAAGCGGTGCAGCTTGCCAACAATTCCCGCTATGGACTGGCGGCATCGGTCTGGTCGCAAAATCTCGACGAGGCCTTTGATGCGGCGCGGACGCTCAAATCCGGCATTGTCTGGATCAACTCGACCAATCTGTTCGATGCCTCGGCCGGCTTCGGCGGCTACAAGGAAAGCGGTTTCGGTCGCGAGGGCGGCCGCGAAGGCATGCTCGAATATCTGGTGCCGACCTGGCAGAAAAAGGCCAAGGCCTTGCCCGAAAGCGAGCCGGTTCCGGCGCCCGTACCCGGCCTTGGCAGCGACACCGCCGCGCTCGACCGCACGGTGAAGCTCTATGTCGGCGGCAAGCAGGCCCGTCCGGATTCGGGCTACTCCTATCCGGTCACCGGCAAGGGCGGCAAGCATCTGGCCGAAGTCGGGCTCGGCAACCGCAAGGACATCCGCAACGCCGCCGAGGCGGCGCACAAGGCGTCCGGCTGGAGCGGCATGACCGGCCATGCAAGGGCGCAGGTGCTCTATTTCCTGGCCGAGAATCTCGAACTGCGTGCCGATGAGTTCGCCGCCCGCCTGGCTGACGCCGGCGCTTCGTCCTCGGCCGCCAGGCGCGAGGTCGAAGCCTCCGTCGCACGGATCATGCATTACGCGGCCTGGGCGGACAAATATGATGGCGCGGTGCGCGCGCCCGACAAGCGCATGCTGACACTGGCGCTCAACGAGCCCTGGGAGGTGATGGGTCTGTCCTGCCCCGATGAGGCACCGCTGCTTGGCTTCGTCTCGCTGGTCATGCCGGCCATTGCCATGGGCAATCGCGTCGTGGTGACGCCATCGCCGCGTCAACCACTGGCGGCCTGCGATTTCTACCAGGTGCTCGACACTTCCGATGTGCCCGGCGGTGTGGTCAACATCGTCACCGGCGATCGCGACACGCTGGCCGACACCATGGCCAGGCATGATGACATTGCAGCACTTTGGTATTTCGGCGGCGCCAGCGGAACCGAACTGGTCGAGCGCGAATCGGCGGGCAACCTGAAGGCGGTCTGGGCCAACAATGGCAAGGCGCGCGACTGGTTCGATGCCGGACAGGGCCAGGGCGAGGAGTTTCTGTTTCGCGCGGTCCGGATCAAGACAATCTGGACGCCGTTCGGCGTATAG
- the deoA gene encoding thymidine phosphorylase, translating to MLPQEIIRTKRDGNELDPADIASFVRGLTDGSVSEGQVAALAMAIFFQGMSRAEAVALTLSMRDSGEVLSWPELDRPVVDKHSTGGVGDNVSLMLAPIAAACGLAVPMISGRGLGHTGGTLDKMESIPGYTAMPDNALFRKVVGSVGCAIIGQTGNLAPADKRFYGIRDVTATVESVPLITASILSKKLAAGLGALVLDVKCGNGAFMDNPERAQELARSLVEVAIGAGMPTSALVTDMNQPLASAAGNAVEVINAADFLTGKARDSRLQEVTLALAAEMLVSGGLAANSDEAFVRALSALEDGSAADHFNRMVAALGGPLDFLADPEKHLQKAPLVAVCTAQREGYVTGYDTRGIGLCVVTLGGGRTRPSDPVDHAVGLTGLLPIGTRVEKDTPIAMVHARTEDQVTMVRAQLRGAVQISEAATAASAVILGRQG from the coding sequence ATGCTTCCTCAGGAAATCATTCGGACCAAGCGCGACGGCAATGAGCTCGATCCGGCCGATATCGCCAGCTTCGTCCGCGGCCTCACCGATGGAAGCGTCAGTGAAGGCCAGGTCGCGGCTCTGGCCATGGCCATCTTCTTTCAGGGCATGAGCCGCGCCGAGGCGGTGGCGCTGACTTTGTCGATGCGCGACTCGGGCGAGGTCCTGTCCTGGCCCGAACTCGACCGTCCGGTGGTCGACAAGCATTCGACCGGCGGCGTTGGCGACAATGTCTCGCTGATGCTGGCGCCGATCGCAGCCGCCTGCGGTCTCGCCGTGCCGATGATCTCCGGCCGCGGCCTTGGCCACACCGGCGGAACGCTCGACAAGATGGAATCGATCCCCGGCTACACGGCGATGCCGGACAATGCCCTGTTTCGCAAGGTCGTCGGCTCCGTTGGCTGCGCCATCATCGGCCAGACCGGCAATCTGGCGCCCGCCGACAAGCGCTTCTACGGCATCCGCGATGTCACCGCGACGGTGGAATCGGTTCCGCTGATCACCGCCTCGATCCTGTCCAAGAAACTTGCCGCCGGACTGGGCGCTCTGGTGCTCGATGTCAAATGCGGCAATGGCGCCTTCATGGACAATCCCGAGCGGGCACAGGAGCTGGCACGCTCGCTGGTTGAAGTGGCCATCGGCGCGGGCATGCCGACCTCGGCGCTGGTCACCGACATGAACCAGCCGCTGGCCAGTGCGGCCGGCAATGCGGTGGAAGTCATCAATGCCGCCGATTTCCTCACCGGCAAGGCCCGCGACAGCCGCCTGCAAGAGGTGACGCTGGCACTCGCCGCCGAAATGCTCGTATCGGGCGGCCTGGCAGCCAATTCCGACGAGGCATTTGTCCGGGCGCTGAGCGCGCTGGAAGACGGCAGCGCCGCCGATCATTTCAACCGCATGGTTGCAGCACTCGGCGGACCATTGGATTTTTTGGCTGACCCGGAAAAGCATCTGCAAAAGGCGCCGCTCGTCGCGGTCTGCACAGCGCAGCGCGAGGGCTATGTGACAGGCTATGACACCCGCGGCATCGGCCTCTGCGTCGTCACGCTCGGCGGTGGCCGCACCCGTCCCAGCGATCCGGTCGACCATGCCGTCGGGCTCACCGGCCTGCTGCCGATCGGCACACGGGTCGAAAAGGACACGCCGATTGCCATGGTGCATGCCCGGACCGAGGATCAGGTGACGATGGTGCGGGCGCAATTGCGCGGCGCAGTTCAGATCAGTGAAGCCGCAACTGCCGCCTCAGCGGTCATTCTCGGCCGCCAGGGCTGA
- a CDS encoding TIGR02281 family clan AA aspartic protease codes for MFRNLFYICCAVLAVSSLPYYAQDLDAFLPQDAGLEAATATPVEPPEKEVAARQLAHYASGVRTASIPMNKDGHFSADFHINGRHVRGMIDTGATYVAMNQSTARSIGLGLAASDFNHQVSTANGLTNAALVMIDRIEVGAVSIKNVEAFVLTDSALSATLIGMSFMSKLRTYQVSNNKLELIN; via the coding sequence ATGTTCAGGAATCTGTTTTATATCTGCTGTGCCGTGCTGGCGGTCTCCAGCCTGCCCTACTATGCCCAGGATCTTGACGCGTTCCTGCCGCAGGACGCCGGTCTGGAAGCTGCAACGGCGACGCCGGTCGAGCCTCCCGAAAAGGAGGTCGCCGCAAGACAGCTGGCGCATTATGCCAGCGGTGTCAGAACCGCCAGCATTCCGATGAACAAGGACGGCCATTTTTCCGCCGATTTCCATATCAATGGCCGCCATGTGCGCGGCATGATCGATACCGGCGCAACCTATGTCGCGATGAACCAGTCGACGGCCCGCAGCATCGGCCTGGGCCTGGCAGCCTCCGATTTCAATCATCAGGTCAGCACCGCCAACGGTCTGACCAATGCAGCGCTGGTGATGATCGACCGCATCGAAGTCGGCGCGGTTTCGATCAAGAATGTCGAGGCCTTCGTGCTGACGGATTCGGCGCTGTCGGCCACCCTGATCGGCATGAGCTTCATGTCGAAGCTTCGCACCTATCAGGTCAGCAACAACAAGCTCGAACTGATCAACTGA
- a CDS encoding purine-nucleoside phosphorylase, whose amino-acid sequence MNAAVDVLTDRLRGLMPRHAIVLGSGLGSLVETVTDPVRIPYGDLPGFPASGVSGHAGEIVAGHIGKTPVIVLSGRVHYYEHGQADAMRAPLEALQGIGVTNLFLTNSAGSLRQDMPPGSVMRISDHINFSGANPLFGEPSDRRFVGMTSAYDPALALRLEAAAAATGTVMHEGVYMWFSGPSFETPAEIRMARGLGADAVGMSTVPEVILARFLGMKVAAASVITNYGAGMTGGELSHQETKDMAPVGGRRLASILTHAIGDLA is encoded by the coding sequence ATGAATGCGGCTGTTGATGTGCTGACCGACCGGCTGCGCGGCCTGATGCCGCGCCATGCCATCGTGCTGGGCTCGGGCCTCGGATCGCTGGTCGAAACCGTCACCGACCCCGTGCGCATCCCCTATGGCGACCTGCCCGGTTTTCCGGCAAGCGGCGTTTCCGGCCATGCCGGCGAGATCGTCGCCGGTCACATCGGCAAGACGCCGGTGATCGTGCTGTCAGGCCGGGTGCATTATTATGAACATGGCCAGGCCGATGCGATGCGGGCGCCGCTGGAGGCCTTGCAGGGCATTGGCGTGACCAATCTGTTCCTGACCAATTCGGCCGGCTCGCTGCGCCAGGACATGCCGCCGGGATCGGTGATGCGGATTTCCGACCACATCAATTTCTCCGGCGCCAATCCGCTGTTCGGCGAGCCCAGCGACCGTCGTTTCGTCGGCATGACCAGCGCCTATGATCCGGCACTGGCCTTGCGGCTCGAGGCAGCGGCCGCGGCGACCGGAACCGTGATGCATGAAGGCGTCTATATGTGGTTTTCCGGCCCGAGTTTCGAAACCCCGGCGGAAATCCGCATGGCGCGCGGCCTGGGCGCCGACGCTGTCGGCATGTCGACGGTTCCCGAAGTCATCCTCGCCCGCTTCCTCGGCATGAAGGTGGCGGCGGCCTCGGTGATCACCAATTACGGCGCCGGCATGACCGGCGGCGAGCTGAGCCACCAGGAGACCAAGGACATGGCTCCGGTCGGCGGCCGCCGGCTTGCTTCAATCCTGACACACGCCATCGGAGATCTGGCATGA
- a CDS encoding cytidine deaminase: protein MARDLFEAAREAMAKCHAPYSKFPVGAAIRAADGSIHAGANIEVIAFPEGWCAETTAIGHMVMAGSTRIREVAVIAEKLDLCTPCGGCRQRLAEFSDADTLVHLCDAEGVKKTLRMDELLPYAFETKVLG, encoded by the coding sequence ATGGCCCGGGATCTGTTTGAAGCCGCACGCGAGGCCATGGCGAAGTGCCACGCGCCTTACTCGAAATTTCCGGTCGGTGCGGCGATCCGTGCCGCGGATGGCTCGATCCATGCCGGCGCCAATATCGAGGTGATCGCCTTTCCGGAAGGCTGGTGCGCCGAAACCACGGCGATCGGCCACATGGTCATGGCCGGCTCGACCCGGATCCGCGAAGTGGCGGTGATCGCCGAAAAGCTCGATCTGTGCACGCCCTGCGGCGGTTGCCGGCAGAGACTGGCCGAATTTTCCGACGCCGACACGCTGGTGCATCTGTGCGATGCCGAGGGCGTGAAGAAAACCCTGCGGATGGACGAGTTGCTGCCCTATGCGTTTGAAACCAAGGTGCTGGGATGA
- a CDS encoding phosphate/phosphite/phosphonate ABC transporter substrate-binding protein, whose amino-acid sequence MHSPPALGIPVEIVRMGSYAALIDAQASGRVGYAIHSARSFAATEVVCGCVRAFRSPVAADGSTGFRSVLVVRESDSRPVSELRIAYSSEESVSGWQIPHQAISAGSLAAPQLVRAGSVAAVIAMYGASEVDGYFAWLPHVPADAGSDIERLFGGWNRAGVEAGDPLRVLWSSQRIPYGPHAAHNSLPDDLVEALGGFLDDMPTRTPGLLDLFEPVYGGGYVTPEPGDYRNVRGLVEGLPESFATSQSR is encoded by the coding sequence ATGCATTCGCCTCCGGCACTGGGAATCCCTGTCGAGATCGTCAGGATGGGCAGCTATGCGGCGCTGATCGATGCGCAGGCCAGCGGCCGGGTCGGTTATGCCATCCATTCCGCCCGCTCCTTCGCTGCCACCGAAGTCGTCTGCGGTTGTGTCCGGGCCTTTCGAAGCCCCGTGGCAGCCGACGGATCAACCGGATTCCGCTCGGTGCTTGTCGTGCGCGAAAGCGATTCCAGGCCGGTCTCCGAGCTCAGGATCGCCTATTCCAGCGAAGAGTCGGTGTCCGGGTGGCAAATTCCCCACCAGGCGATCAGTGCAGGCAGTCTGGCGGCACCGCAGCTTGTCCGCGCCGGCAGCGTCGCCGCGGTGATTGCCATGTATGGGGCAAGTGAAGTCGACGGCTATTTTGCATGGCTGCCGCATGTCCCGGCGGATGCCGGGTCGGATATCGAGCGCCTGTTCGGCGGCTGGAACCGGGCCGGTGTCGAGGCCGGGGATCCGCTGCGGGTGCTGTGGTCGTCCCAGCGCATTCCCTACGGTCCGCACGCCGCGCACAATTCGCTGCCCGACGATCTGGTCGAGGCCCTGGGAGGGTTTCTCGATGACATGCCGACCCGGACGCCGGGATTGCTCGATCTGTTCGAACCGGTCTATGGCGGTGGCTATGTCACGCCGGAGCCCGGCGATTACCGCAATGTCCGGGGTCTCGTAGAAGGCCTCCCAGAGAGCTTCGCCACATCGCAGTCACGCTGA
- a CDS encoding adenosine deaminase — protein sequence MTQHVKKAELHCHIEGAASPALVRQQAQKYGADVSGFIKGDSYVWSDFTEFLVAYDGAATLFRSEEDYALLARTYLEGIAAQNAIYAEIFVSPDHAVAAGLSPGAYFDGLADGIAQAKLSSGIECRMIIVGVRHLGAEKVEAAARLASMRPHPLITGFGMAGEERFGKVADFARAFDIARDAGLGITIHAGELAGAESVRDALNHVRPSRLGHGVRAAEDEALVRRIAEQGVVLEACPGSNLALKVYPDISSHPFDHLRRAGVKLTLNSDDPPHFGSSIGHEYQLVADAWGYDAADLTGFTRTAIQAAFIDEPTRAILLGQLD from the coding sequence GTGACACAACATGTGAAAAAGGCGGAACTGCACTGCCATATCGAGGGCGCCGCCTCGCCGGCGCTGGTCCGGCAACAGGCGCAGAAGTACGGCGCCGATGTCTCGGGCTTCATCAAGGGCGACAGCTATGTCTGGTCCGATTTCACCGAATTTCTGGTGGCCTATGACGGCGCGGCCACACTGTTTCGCAGCGAGGAAGACTATGCGCTGCTGGCGCGCACCTATCTCGAAGGCATTGCTGCGCAAAACGCCATCTATGCGGAGATCTTCGTCTCCCCCGACCACGCGGTTGCTGCCGGCCTGTCACCGGGAGCCTATTTCGACGGGCTGGCGGATGGCATTGCCCAGGCGAAACTGTCGAGCGGCATCGAGTGCCGGATGATCATTGTCGGAGTGCGCCATCTCGGGGCGGAAAAGGTCGAGGCCGCCGCCCGGCTGGCGAGCATGCGACCGCATCCGCTGATCACCGGATTCGGCATGGCCGGAGAGGAACGCTTCGGCAAGGTGGCCGATTTCGCCCGCGCCTTCGACATCGCCCGCGATGCCGGGCTTGGCATCACCATCCATGCCGGAGAGCTTGCCGGCGCCGAAAGCGTGCGCGACGCACTAAATCATGTCCGTCCCTCGCGGCTCGGCCACGGGGTGCGCGCTGCCGAGGACGAGGCGCTGGTCCGGCGGATTGCCGAGCAGGGCGTGGTGCTGGAAGCCTGCCCGGGGTCGAACCTGGCACTGAAGGTCTATCCGGACATTTCCAGCCACCCGTTTGACCATTTGCGGCGCGCCGGGGTGAAGCTGACGCTGAACTCCGACGACCCGCCGCATTTCGGATCCTCCATCGGCCATGAATACCAGCTTGTGGCGGATGCCTGGGGCTATGATGCGGCCGATCTGACCGGTTTTACCCGCACCGCCATCCAGGCGGCCTTCATCGACGAGCCCACGCGCGCGATTCTCTTGGGACAACTTGACTGA
- the deoC gene encoding deoxyribose-phosphate aldolase: MFENMSVNLSATERRVSTLTTRRTVKKSWQAAWLIRAIECIDLTTLAGDDTPGKVERLCAKARNPLRADLVTALGLEDYGLTTGAVCVYPMMVATAVKALQGSGVPVASVATGFPAGLTPMPQRLAEITYAVGEGADEIDIVISRRHVLTGNWTALYDEVRAMREACGEAHMKAILATGELKTLSNVYKASMVSMMAGADFVKTSTGMEGVNATLPVSLTMVRAVRDYLDLTGQICGFKPAGGIRTTKDAIAWLILMKEELGNDWLKPDLFRFGASSLLGDIERQIEHNVTGRYASADHHGMA, translated from the coding sequence ATGTTCGAGAACATGTCGGTCAACCTGTCGGCAACCGAACGCCGCGTCTCGACGCTGACCACTCGCCGCACCGTGAAGAAGAGCTGGCAGGCTGCCTGGCTGATCCGCGCCATCGAATGCATCGATCTGACCACGCTGGCCGGCGACGACACGCCCGGCAAGGTCGAGCGGCTCTGCGCCAAGGCGCGCAATCCGCTGCGGGCCGATCTGGTCACGGCGCTGGGCCTGGAAGATTACGGCCTGACCACGGGCGCTGTCTGCGTCTATCCGATGATGGTCGCCACCGCGGTCAAGGCGCTTCAAGGCTCCGGCGTGCCGGTCGCCTCGGTGGCCACCGGCTTCCCCGCCGGTCTCACCCCGATGCCGCAGCGGCTGGCCGAAATCACCTATGCCGTGGGCGAGGGGGCCGATGAAATCGACATCGTCATTTCGCGCCGCCATGTGCTCACCGGCAACTGGACGGCGCTTTATGACGAGGTCCGGGCCATGCGCGAGGCCTGTGGCGAGGCCCACATGAAGGCCATTCTGGCCACCGGCGAGCTCAAGACCCTGTCCAATGTCTACAAGGCGTCGATGGTCTCGATGATGGCCGGCGCCGATTTCGTCAAGACCTCGACCGGGATGGAAGGCGTCAACGCCACCTTGCCGGTCAGCCTGACCATGGTGCGCGCGGTGCGCGACTATCTCGACCTCACCGGACAGATTTGCGGCTTCAAGCCGGCCGGCGGCATCCGCACCACCAAGGATGCCATCGCCTGGCTGATCCTGATGAAGGAAGAGCTCGGCAATGACTGGCTCAAGCCGGACCTGTTCCGCTTTGGCGCCAGTTCGCTGCTTGGCGATATCGAGCGCCAGATCGAACACAATGTGACCGGCCGCTACGCGTCCGCCGACCACCACGGCATGGCGTGA
- a CDS encoding TadE/TadG family type IV pilus assembly protein — translation MTGFLTELRQTIRKLRGDRTGVGAVEFALVAPVLIVLYMGSLEVSIAMSVNKKLSRAASTVADLVTQDESINKPFLESMLNVAESVMTPFQSDGLKLKITGIEINGAGVGKVTWSWQEDGTKPYAINSTQTLPQDLAIPNTFLVRTEIAFDHDLMLFMSGLKGVDFRTIHMTKTYHLRQRIGDSVVCEKC, via the coding sequence GTGACGGGCTTTTTGACTGAACTGCGCCAGACAATCCGGAAGCTGCGTGGCGACCGGACCGGCGTCGGCGCTGTTGAATTCGCGCTGGTCGCGCCGGTGCTCATCGTCTTGTACATGGGGTCGCTGGAAGTCTCCATCGCCATGTCGGTCAACAAGAAACTGTCACGTGCAGCAAGCACCGTGGCCGATCTGGTGACCCAGGACGAATCGATCAACAAGCCCTTTCTCGAGTCCATGCTCAATGTGGCCGAAAGCGTGATGACGCCGTTCCAGTCCGACGGCCTGAAGCTCAAGATCACGGGAATCGAGATCAATGGCGCAGGCGTCGGCAAGGTGACATGGTCCTGGCAGGAGGACGGCACAAAGCCCTATGCCATTAATTCGACCCAGACCCTGCCGCAGGATCTGGCGATTCCGAACACCTTTCTTGTCCGTACCGAGATCGCGTTCGATCATGATCTGATGCTGTTCATGTCGGGTCTGAAGGGGGTTGATTTTCGCACCATCCACATGACCAAGACCTATCATCTGCGCCAGCGCATCGGCGACAGCGTGGTCTGCGAAAAATGCTAG